Proteins encoded together in one Temnothorax longispinosus isolate EJ_2023e chromosome 5, Tlon_JGU_v1, whole genome shotgun sequence window:
- the LOC139813944 gene encoding short/branched chain specific acyl-CoA dehydrogenase, mitochondrial, whose product MNASIILRSAFRDIPQRLTRTRKVHLCASRLNQSPSPLTEFTDDEIMMKETVAKLAKEEIAPLVRKMEKENKIDDGVLKTLFENGLMGLEVPTEYGGAGCNFMSTILTVEEVAKVDGAVAALVDIHNTLVNSLIIKVASEEQKQKYLPKLAQNYAGSFCLTESGSGSDAFSLKTEAKKDGGDYVINGTKMFISNSDIAGVFLVFANANPSAGYRGITTFFVERDMPGLTVAKPEEKLGIKASGTCMIHFDNVRVPESNILGEFGHGYKYAAAHLNEGRIGIGAQMIGIAQGCLDATIPYTLERKQFGKDLFSFQSMQHQIAQTVTELECARLLVYNAARLVDAGKDVMKQAAMAKLVASETALRVTAKCIDFMGGVGFMTDFPQEKYFRDSKIGTIYEGTSNMQLSTIAKCIRKEYS is encoded by the exons ATGAACGCGTCCATCATACTCAGATCCGCCTTCCGCGAC ATACCGCAAAGGCTGACGCGAACGCGAAAAGTGCATTTATGCGCGTCAAGACTAAATCAGAGTCCAAGTCCCTTGACGGAATTTACGGATGATGAGATTATGATGAAAGAAACCG TCGCCAAACTGGCTAAGGAGGAGATCGCTCCACTCGTACGAAAGATGGAAAAGGAGAACAAGATAGATGACGGCGTTTTGAAAACGCTTTTCGAGAATGGC CTGATGGGCCTCGAAGTCCCAACGGAATACGGCGGTGCTGGTTGCAATTTTATGAGCACGATTTTAACCGTCGAGGAAGTCGCGAAAGTCGACGGAGCCGTAGCCGCTCTCGTTGACATCCATAACACTTTAGTAAATTCATTGATCATCAAAGTTGCCTCTGAAGAACAGAAACAGAAATATCTGCCTAAATTagcacaaaattat GCCGGTAGTTTTTGTCTCACAGAATCTGGTTCTGGATCCGACGCGTTTTCTCTTAAGACCGAAGCGAAAAAGGATGGCGGTGACTATGTGATAAACGGAACGAAGATGTTTATATCGAATTCCGATATCGCGGGCGTGTTCTTGGTTTTCGCCAACGCAAATCCTTCCGCG ggGTACCGTGGCATCACGACTTTCTTCGTGGAGCGCGATATGCCCGGTTTGACAGTAGCTAAACCTGAAGAGAAACTAGGCATCAAGGCATCCGGAACTTGCATGATCCACTTTGACAACGTCAGG gtACCTGAAAGCAACATCTTGGGTGAATTTGGGCATGGATATAAATATGCTGCTGCACATTTGAACGAAGGTAGAATTGGCATTGGAGCTCAAATGATCGGTATAGCTCAGGGATGCTTGGACGCGACTATACCGTACACGTTGGAAAGGAAGCAATTTGGAAAGGACCTCTTCTCATTCCAA TCGATGCAACATCAAATAGCTCAAACAGTAACAGAGTTGGAATGCGCCAGGTTGCTGGTTTACAATGCGGCTAGGTTGGTAGATGCTGGAAAAGATGTTATGAAGCAAGCTGCTATGGCCAAATTAGTTGCGTCTG AAACTGCGCTACGTGTCACAGCAAAGTGTATAGACTTCATGGGAGGCGTCGGATTTATGACAGACTTTCCTcaagagaaatatttccgtGATTCGAAAATCGGCACTATTTACGAAGGTACGAGCAACATGCAGTTGTCAACGATCGCAAAGTGTATACGTaaagaatattcttaa
- the LOC139813947 gene encoding SRR1-like protein isoform X1, translated as MSKADDFVLVTRRGRRRKEDRRSLNGNAATSRVTVEQDREVDHELILRTLDKAVVEVGDASFTRFVFSRLTESLAVLGSDGICEIICYGLGQFSQYRSSRCQLALLLCLRARYEPARVHVYDPAFRPEEVRALRTLGLVVIETNEEGKRVVQRDRTTLVYMPHCSRQLTNNFLYANWGDGLSGCILLANSLSATVDDCLRRDVLNTAGYILRIRPYVTEFRLENSFVYEEVFNDLNIHIFTRQELLKVPQDFWRSKEEPRYLTKDVEFVTAAQ; from the exons ATGTCAAAAGCGGACGATTTCGTGCTGGTGACTCGTCGCGGAAGACGTCGTAAGGAAGACAGAAGGAGTTTGAACGGAAACGCGGCTACGTCGAGGGTGACCGTAGAGCAGGATCGGGAGGTCGATCACGAGCTTATTCTTCG CACGTTAGACAAGGCGGTAGTCGAGGTCGGGGACGCGTCGTTTACCAGGTTCGTTTTCAGCCGACTGACGGAGTCCCTGGCCGTTCTAGGCTCCGACGGTATATGCGAGATAATCTGCTACGGGTTAGGACAGTTCTCGCAGTATAGGTCGTCGAGATGCCAGTTGGCGCTCCTCCTGTGCCTGAGGGCGCGATACGAGCCGGCTCGCGTACACGTGTACGACCCGGCGTTTCGTCCCGAGGAGGTGCGAGCCCTGCGCACCCTAGGCTTGGTGGTCATAGAGACGAACGAGGAGGGCAAGCGTGTCGTCCAGCGGGATAGAACGACCCTTGTGTACATGCCGCACTGCTCGCGGCAGCTGACGAATAATTTCCTCTACGCGAACTGGGGCGACGGACTGAGCGGTTGCATCCTGCTCGCCAACAGTCTCTCGGCGACCGTCGACGATTGCTTGCGTAGGGACGTGTTGAATACGGCCGGCTACATACTACGCATTCGACCTTATGTTACAGAGTTTCGATTGGAAAATTCCTTCGTGTACGAGGAAGTTTTCAACGACCTTAACATTCATATCTTTACCAGACAAGAGCTGCTTAAGGTTCCACAGGATTTCTGGAGGTCCAAAGAGGAACCGCGGTATTTAACTAAGGACGTCGAATTTGTTACAGCCGCACAGTGA
- the Rpn10 gene encoding 26S proteasome non-ATPase regulatory subunit 4: MVLESTMICVDNSDYMRNGDFVPTRLQAQQDAVNLVCHSKTRSNPENNVGLITLANVEVLATLTSDVGRILSKLHQVQPNGKLALITGIRIAHLALKHRQGKNHKMRIVAFIGSPIDIDEKELVKLAKRLKKEKVNVDVISFGEESINNEVLTAFVNALNGKDGTGSHLVTVPPGPHLSDALISSPIIQGEDGIGVASGTVFEFGVDPNEDPELALALRVSMEEQRQRQEDEARRAQANETATNKPPETIKEAPNEEAMLKRALAMSLEGADDTTAASDNTAPSRGNVPDFTNMTEEEQIAFAMQMSMQDQQELESQKEEAMDVEEDYAAVMSDPAFLQSVLENLPGVDPHSEAVRQAVGSLQQNKDKEKEKEKDKEKK, from the exons ATGGTGCTGGAAAGTACGATGATATG CGTCGATAACAGCGACTACATGAGAAATGGGGATTTCGTACCTACCCGGCTACAGGCGCAGCAGGATGCCGTCAACTTGGTGTGCCACTCGAAGACTCGCTCGAATCCTGAGAACAACGTTGGCCTCATAACTCTGGCCAA CGTGGAAGTGTTGGCGACGCTCACGAGCGATGTCGGCAGAATACTGTCCAAACTGCATCAGGTTCAACCAAACGGAAAGTTGGCTCTCATCACAGGCATCAGAATCGCCCAC TTAGCGTTGAAACATCGACAAGGCAAGAATCACAAAATGCGTATCGTCGCATTTATCGGAAGCCCAATAGACATCGACGAGAAGGAATTGGTCAAGCTGGCGAAGCGACTGAAGAAGGAGAAGGTGAACGTCGACGTCATAAGCTTCGGCGAGGAGAGCATCAACAACGAAGTATTGACTGCCTTCGTTAACGCGTTGAACGGCAAGGACGGCACCGGAAGTCATCTCGTCACCGTTCCGCCGGGTCCGCATTTGTCAGACGCTCTGATCTCGTCTCCTATAATTCAGGGTGAGGATGGCATTGGGGTGGCTAGCGGCACTGTGTTCGAGTTCGGCGTCGATCCAAATGAAGATCCCGAGCTCGCGTTG GCTCTGCGCGTCTCTATGGAGGAGCAACGGCAACGTCAGGAAGACGAAGCCCGTCGCGCGCAGGCGAACGAGACTGCCACGAATAAGCCGCCGGAGACTATAAAGGAAGCTCCCAACGAGGAAGCTATGCTGAAACGTGCCCTCGCGATGTCCCTCGAAGGAGCGGACGACACGACTGCCGCTAGTGATAACACTGCTCCAAGCAGAGGCAATGTACCGGACTTTACTAATATGACAGAAGAGGAACAAATCGCTTTCGCTATGCAGATGTCTATGCAGGACCAGC AAGAACTGGAATCGCAAAAGGAAGAAGCGATGGACGTGGAGGAGGATTACGCAGCTGTCATGTCCGATCCTGCTTTTCTACAATCGGTCCTGGAAAACTTGCCGGGCGTGGATCCGCATTCTGAAGCCGTACGCCAAGCCGTCGGATCGTTACAACAGAACaaagacaaagagaaagagaaggagaaagacaAGGAGAAGAAATGA
- the LOC139813946 gene encoding uncharacterized protein, with protein MSLTSRTNRWASRVIIILQLATWNAVGIVLLHRGVSTLRRRILETNYVVEADPPTGLESIVSSTRRNGSEYDLSTQRQSIDKNVEIIIQIDPDGASPRSDRNLFGLGAMRDERLKDAFEIASEEQRSTLFLADPLGTPSSRLRNHLTETDRRIDDRPENNVVTSRISRVARDREHILGKGISRSVQEEEDTASILDRSGSILTKEEKEEEEKKKEENFAEEGNATRATVRETTQRTSPEQFALWTGKTGKTGKSNVRFSRVNEDSATTAVALVAIGAIMLLVGPVVVILRILDERRQARKLVALPASAREDLPPTYEQAVLMDEAPRYSTLSLNYDRTPPSSPTLSSTYAFQNVAT; from the exons ATGTCCCTCACCTCGAGAACAAACAGATGGGCCTCGAGAGTGATCATTATATTACAGCTGGCGACCTGGAACGCCGTCGGCATCGTTCTCCTTCACCGAGGCGTCAGCACGCTGCGCAGGAGAATCCTGGAGACCAACTATGTCGTCGAG GCAGATCCGCCGACCGGCTTGGAATCCATCGTATCGTCTACGAGACGCAACGGAAGTGAATACGATCTATCCACCCAGCGGCAATCGATCGACAAGAACGTGGAGATAATAATTCAGATAGATCCGGATGGAGCGTCTCCGCGGTCCGACAGGAATCTCTTTGGATTAGGCGCGATGAGGGACGAGCGATTGAAAGACGCGTTCGAGATCGCGTCGGAGGAGCAACGATCCACGCTCTTCCTCGCGGATCCTCTAGGAACGCCAAGCTCCCGACTTAGGAATCATTTAACTGAAACAGATCGGCGTATCGACGATCGTCCCGAGAATAACGTCGTAACGAGCAGGATCTCGAGGGTGGCCCGTGACAGGGAGCACATCCTCGGCAAAGGAATCTCCCGGAGCGTCCAGGAGGAAGAGGATACCGCCTCGATCCTGGATCGTTCGGGATCGATTTTGACgaaggaggagaaagaagaggaggagaagaagaaggaggagaattTCGCAGAAGAAGGAAACGCGACGCGAGCCACGGTACGCGAAACCACCCAGAGGACGAGTCCCGAGCAGTTCGCTCTCTGGACAGGCAAGACTGGCAAGACTGGCAAGAGCAACGTGAGATTCTCCCGCGTGAACGAGGACAGCGCGACGACGGCCGTCGCTCTGGTGGCAATCGGCGCGATCATGCTGCTGGTGGGACCGGTCGTGGTGATACTGCGGATCCTGGACGAGAGGAGGCAAGCGAGGAAGCTGGTCGCGTTGCCGGCGAGCGCGCGGGAGGATCTACCGCCGACCTACGAGCAGGCCGTCCTCATGGACGAGGCGCCGAGGTACTCGACGCTCTCTTTGAACTACGATCGCACGCCGCCGTCCTCGCCGACCCTCTCGTCCACCTACGCCTTCCAGAACGTCGCGACGTAG
- the LOC139813947 gene encoding protein FMC1 homolog isoform X2: MATMNSNIKYVRSLVQELRRVSQNKSVKENAMLQYIMEQAHAHKETSQVLCKAREELKNLAEMYLCYLRSQQACKEIHKHYAGKGERSIKETADLVGFKLPHDPK, from the coding sequence ATGGCGACGATgaatagtaatattaaatatgttcgTTCTCTCGTGCAAGAGCTGCGCCGAGTCTCGCAAAATAAGAGTGTGAAAGAGAACGCAATGTTGCAATATATTATGGAACAGGCGCACGCTCATAAAGAAACGTCCCAAGTTTTGTGTAAGGCCCGAGAAGAATTGAAGAATTTAGCAGAGATGTATCTTTGCTACTTGAGGTCTCAACAGGCGTGCAAGGAGATTCATAAGCATTACGCTGGTAAAGGTGAACGTAGCATAAAGGAAACTGCGGATCTCGTGGGTTTTAAGCTACCTCATGATCCAAAATAA